GCTTCTTCGGGCAGCTCTCCGCGGTGCGTCACGCGGTGCCGAAGATGAGGGAAGGGGGCTCCATCCTGTTGTGCTCGGGCATCGCCGGGCACGCGGCGCTGGCGAACTACGCGGGCGGGGCGGGGCTGTGTGGGGGCATCAACGCCATGGGGCGCTCGCTCGCGGTGGAGCTGGCGCCTCGGGGCATCCGGGTGAACGTGCTGTCACCCGGGCTCACGAAGGACACGGCCATCGACTGGGGCGTGCCGGCCACGCAGGTGGGGGCATTCCTGGACACGCTCGCGTCCCACGTCCCGATGAAGCGCGCGGGCGCTCCCCGGGACATGGCCGACGCGGCGTACTTCCTGGCGACGTGTGCCTATGCCACGGGCATGGTGCTGGACGTCGACGGGGGCTGGACGGCGGTGTGAGGCGCTACCAGGCGTAGTCCTCGGGCGCGGGGCGGTGGCCCGGGAAGATTTCGTCCAGCCTGGCCAGGGCCTTCTCATCGAGCTTCACGTCGAGCGCGCGCAGGGCGGCGTCGAGCTGGCCGGCCACGCGTGGTCCGATGATGGGCGCGGTGACGGCGGGCTGGTGCAGGAGCCACGCGAGCGCGACGTCTCCGGGCTCGTGGCCGAGCTCGGCGGCGAGGGCTTCGTAGCGTTCGATTTTCTCCTGGTTCTTCTGGAGGGCTTCTCGCGCGCGGCCCTCCAGGCGGCGCTTGCCCTCGCGCTCCTTCTTGAGCACGCCGCCGAGCAGGCCGCCGTGGAGGGGAGACCAGGGCAGCACGCCCAGGCCGTAGTGGCGGGCGGCGGGGAGCACCTCCAGCTCCACGGTGCGCGCCAGCAGGTTGTAGAGGGATTGCTCGCTGATGAGGCCCAGGAAGTCGCGCCGTGTGGCGGCGGCCTGGGCCTGGGCGATGTGCCAGCCGGCGAAGTTGCTGCTGCCGACGTAGAGCACCTTGCCCTGGGTGACGGCGACCTCGAGGGCCTGCCAGATCTCCTCCCACGGCGTGGCGCGGTCGACGTGGTGGAACTGGTAGAGGTCGATGTAGTCGGTGCGCAGGCGCTTGAGGCTCGCGTCGAGGGCGCGGCGGATGTTGAGGGCGGACAGCTTGCCCTCGTTGGGCCAGTCGCCCATGGGGCCGTAGACCTTGGTGGCGAGCACGGTGCGCTCGCGGCGCCGTCCACCTTGAGCGAACCAGTTGCCGATGACCTGCTCGGTGCGGCCCTTGTTGTCGCCGAAGCCGTAGACGTTGGCGGTGTCGAAGAAGTTGATGCCGCGCTCCAGCGCGGTGTCCATGATGGCGTGGGACTCCGGCTCCTCGGTGTTCCAGCCGAAGTTCATCGTGCCCAGACAGAGCCGACTGACGGAGAGCCCCGAGCGACCCAGGTTCGTGTACTGCATGACGACTCCTTCGCGGCCGAGGGACTCCAGCGCGCCACGGCGGTCCGGCCCCAGGCCGCCAGGCGCCACGTACAGTGACGAGTCACCTGGGCCGAGTCGAGGGGCATGGGCGGACTTCGGGGTGTTCTGTGCGCAGGCGACACAAATCGACGCGCGCCACGAGGATGTGCACGGATTGCCGATGCCACCGTCTCCTGCGAGGATCCCACCATGGGTCTTCGCGCTTGCATCGCGCTCCTCCTCTTCCTGTCGGCATGCGCCACCTCGACACCGTCTCCTGACGAACACGGGAGCAAGAGGAGCCAGAGGCTCACCCACTTGGAGCGAGCGGCGAAGCTGCCTTGGACTGATGGTGGGCGGTGCGTCGTCCGCGAAGCGTCTCAGCCTTGGCCGGTCCTGATGGAGAGGTGCTATCAAGCCCTCGACCACGACCGCATCGAGTTCCACGACACCACGGGAAGATGCTCGGTCGCCTCCACGGGCGCAGCCGCCCTGGGAATCGGACTCTGCATCCTGGCTGCCCCTGAGATTGCCACGGGAGCTGTCATCGTGCTTGGTGTGATGGTGGTCGGCGTCGCCATCAAAGAAGCGCTGGATGCCTATGAGTTCCGCCACGCCTACCCCGAGGAAGCAGGGAACTCACGAGGAACGAAGGTGTCGTCTCAGGAAGCTGGAGCGCACCGCAAGCACTCGCCGAAGCCTGGGCCCTCGGGGCAGGACTGGCAGCCCCCGCTGCCGCCTGTGTCGGTAAACCAGACAGGCCGCGCCAGTTGCGAACCCGTTCCCGTGCCCCACGCGGGCGAGGATGCGCCGCACAACTCGTGCGCCGACAGGTTCCCGCCCAACCGCTACCCCGGAATGGACGTGCTCGTTGGTGGCAAACGATTCGATGCGCTGCAGGTCGGTGCGAGCGTGCTGTGGGAGATCAAGACGCATCAATTCAACACGTACACCGACTTCCTCCAGGAACAGGTGGTCCGGGACCAGGTGGAGGAGTTCCTGGCTGACCGTGGGATTGCCCAGGCCTGTGGGTATCGCTTCGCTGTTGGAGTCAGTGATGTCGAGCACAAGCAAGCGTTGCTCGACCTGGAGCCGTCCCTCGCGCAGAACATCGTCGTGACGGGGTGCAAGCGATGACCGCGAAAGGTCGCCTCCTGGTTTCTGTCTATGCGCCAGCGCTCACGGGCGACGATGGGCGCACACTCGCCGCCGTTCGAGGAATGGAAAAGGCGCTGCCGGGCTTGCGTCTGGAGTGGGAGGTCTCCAAGGACGGACAGCCCATCGCGTTGCCACGACGTGATGCATGGCTATCGGAGGCAGCCACGCGCGGGAAATTCCCCCTCCTCTGCAATGGCGACGAGAGAAACCCCGTGACGATTTCCGGCCTCCAGAGACCCGCGCGCCCGCTCCCGGATGGCCAGCCGCAGCTTCAGGTCCATGCGAAGCTGCCGCTCGATTCGACTACCCTCGCAGTGGCTGCGGCTGTTCTCGAGGGTGCGGCGGAGGGAACTCGCTCGTTCTGGGGACACGCATCTCCGAGCGGCTATGGGTCGGAGGTCGCTCAGCAGATGCGCAGCTCGGAGCACGGACCGGAGCGTTCACCACGCGGGCTCCCAATGCTCCTTCCCCCAGAAGAGCTCCGTTCGCCCGAGATTCCGCATTACCTGGCGTGGATCAACTACTGGTCGGCCGCCACCGCGCGGGCCATCGGGTTTCCAGACCCGGCCCGCGATGCCGCGCTGCTCACGCGGGCACGGCGCACGGCATCAGGAGGATGGGTCGTCCAGCTCACCGACCCGCCGCTCGACCTGGACAACATCAACCATCTGGACGTGCTTCGGCGCGTCTACGAGCGGTTCCCAGGGGTGGGTGGGCGCGCGACACCTTGATTTGCACAAGGGCATCACCGGCACGGCGCAAATTGACACGATCCGCCTCCACAAGACTCGGGACTTGACCCGGCCCCTCTGAGGTCGCGATGGAACACGGCTCCCGGGTGGCACTGCGTGTGGAAGACGCTCCCTTCCACCATGCTCCCGGTCGGCGTCCAGAGGCCCGTCCTCTCGTCGTAGAGTTCCGCCGCGGAGACATACCTCGAGGCCAATTCCAACCGCGCTCGTCCCCGGTTGCCGCCCCGTCCGAGGCGTCGAACCCCGCTTCCACACCCAGGTGACAGCCTGGACGGTGGCCAGCTTCGTCAGTGCGGTGTTAGTGGTGGGGCGGGCCCTTCGGCTTGGGCCGCGTCAGCGAGGAAGCGCGCTGACACCACGCAGATGCGTGCGGATTCCGACAGTAGCCCCCTGCAATGATTGCATTGACAGGCGTCTCGGATTGACGCTGGAATGGGCTCTGAGAAATCCAGAACAGGAAGGCAGGAGGAGACATGCATTCAATGCGAATCGTGGCGCTGGGTGTCCTGCTGTTGAGTGGATTGGCTACCGCCGGGTCGAAGATCGACTACAATGTGGACATCAGCATCTCAAGTCGCGCTGCATCTGCGACCATGGGAGGCGCTCGAAACTCGCCTGACTCCAACCAAATTCTGTCGTGTCAGATCGACGCAACCGTCAGTGGCATTTCTGGCTCCTGCTACGCAGTGAACGCGCAGGGGGTGTCCGTCGAATGTCGGACGACCAATCAGTACCTGTTGGAAGCAATCAAGTCGATCAACGACAGCAGCCTGGTTGCATTTGTATGGAACGAGAGTGGAGCGTGCACACAGATCATCGTCCGTCACGGCTCAATGCATGGCCCGAAGTTATAGCCTCCGCGGTCCCGCGCCAGCGCCGAACTCCCTCGTCGGCTAGGCGCGAGTTCGTTAGCATCCGGGGCTCATGCTCTCGCCGCTCCAGCCGCTCTTCCTGCTGCTCGTCGTGGAGCCGTCGACCTGTCCCAAGCGGCTCCGTGAAGTCGAGGCCTGGGAGGCGCGGACCGGCCGCTCGCTCCCCGTCGCCGTGCGCGAGTTCTTCACGAGCCTCGCGACCATTCCGATGGCGCCCAACGAATACCCGCGCACGGTGTGGAATGCCCCCGAGCCAGGTGCCACGATTGTCGGACGCGTGACCGACGATGAATGGGAGGTGTCGCTTCCAGACCTGTGGGCCGAATACCGCGAGGGGTCGCTCGAGACGCTGCCCCCCGTGCTGGCCGCCGTCGAGCGCGCGACCAGCGCGACAGGCGACGCGCTCGAAGTCATCACGCCTCCGAGCGGTCTGCGCGGGCCGCTCGTCTATCTCCAAACCGATGTCATGCGTCAGTGGCGTGTGTTCTTCGAGCTCGACGGCGCGAGCGACCCTCCCGTCCACGAACATCACCGCGACCGCGGGTGGTCCC
The Myxococcus fulvus DNA segment above includes these coding regions:
- a CDS encoding SDR family NAD(P)-dependent oxidoreductase translates to MGALDGRIAVITGGATGIGLAIAERFASEGAEVVIAGRRQGRLDEAVARVGHGARGVVTDVGDEAQVVRLMESVPRVDLLVTCAGGAVFGPVETVPMSAWETLFKDRFFGQLSAVRHAVPKMREGGSILLCSGIAGHAALANYAGGAGLCGGINAMGRSLAVELAPRGIRVNVLSPGLTKDTAIDWGVPATQVGAFLDTLASHVPMKRAGAPRDMADAAYFLATCAYATGMVLDVDGGWTAV
- a CDS encoding DUF5953 family protein; this encodes MTAKGRLLVSVYAPALTGDDGRTLAAVRGMEKALPGLRLEWEVSKDGQPIALPRRDAWLSEAATRGKFPLLCNGDERNPVTISGLQRPARPLPDGQPQLQVHAKLPLDSTTLAVAAAVLEGAAEGTRSFWGHASPSGYGSEVAQQMRSSEHGPERSPRGLPMLLPPEELRSPEIPHYLAWINYWSAATARAIGFPDPARDAALLTRARRTASGGWVVQLTDPPLDLDNINHLDVLRRVYERFPGVGGRATP
- a CDS encoding aldo/keto reductase produces the protein MQYTNLGRSGLSVSRLCLGTMNFGWNTEEPESHAIMDTALERGINFFDTANVYGFGDNKGRTEQVIGNWFAQGGRRRERTVLATKVYGPMGDWPNEGKLSALNIRRALDASLKRLRTDYIDLYQFHHVDRATPWEEIWQALEVAVTQGKVLYVGSSNFAGWHIAQAQAAATRRDFLGLISEQSLYNLLARTVELEVLPAARHYGLGVLPWSPLHGGLLGGVLKKEREGKRRLEGRAREALQKNQEKIERYEALAAELGHEPGDVALAWLLHQPAVTAPIIGPRVAGQLDAALRALDVKLDEKALARLDEIFPGHRPAPEDYAW
- a CDS encoding DUF6310 domain-containing protein; the encoded protein is MERCYQALDHDRIEFHDTTGRCSVASTGAAALGIGLCILAAPEIATGAVIVLGVMVVGVAIKEALDAYEFRHAYPEEAGNSRGTKVSSQEAGAHRKHSPKPGPSGQDWQPPLPPVSVNQTGRASCEPVPVPHAGEDAPHNSCADRFPPNRYPGMDVLVGGKRFDALQVGASVLWEIKTHQFNTYTDFLQEQVVRDQVEEFLADRGIAQACGYRFAVGVSDVEHKQALLDLEPSLAQNIVVTGCKR